A region from the Deltaproteobacteria bacterium genome encodes:
- the mtnA gene encoding S-methyl-5-thioribose-1-phosphate isomerase encodes IAAAMGVALGALKIRAKTHDAFFRGLDSICKVLRASRPTAVNLSWAVDRMFAKALKLKDLPLNEIRKELVSEASNMLEEDIQINRRIGLSGAEVIQQGANVLTHCNAGALATGGYGTALGVVRAAFEAGRQLSVFADETRPFLQGSRLTAWELDQDNIPVTVITDSMAGTLMKQGRIQVVIVGADRIAANGDVANKVGTYPVAVLAKVNGIPFYVAAPLSTIDLSLSTGDEIPIEERPAKEVATVFGKPIVPLDVPVRNIAFDVTPHELITGIITQCGIAKEPFEKHFREMFARSGESA; translated from the coding sequence ATCGCCGCGGCCATGGGAGTGGCTTTAGGGGCGCTCAAGATCCGCGCCAAGACACATGATGCATTTTTTCGGGGACTGGATAGCATCTGTAAGGTGTTGAGAGCGAGCCGTCCAACCGCTGTGAACCTGTCCTGGGCCGTTGATCGTATGTTTGCCAAGGCCCTTAAACTCAAAGACCTGCCGTTGAATGAAATCCGAAAGGAGCTGGTGTCCGAAGCCTCCAATATGCTCGAGGAGGACATCCAAATCAACCGCCGAATCGGTCTCTCCGGCGCCGAAGTCATCCAACAAGGGGCGAATGTTTTGACCCACTGCAACGCCGGGGCATTGGCGACCGGAGGCTATGGAACCGCTTTGGGAGTAGTCCGCGCGGCTTTCGAGGCCGGTAGGCAGCTGTCCGTTTTTGCCGACGAAACTCGACCCTTTCTTCAGGGATCACGACTCACTGCCTGGGAACTCGATCAGGACAATATCCCCGTAACGGTGATTACGGACAGCATGGCCGGCACCTTGATGAAACAGGGGCGCATACAGGTTGTGATTGTGGGTGCGGATCGAATCGCCGCCAATGGTGACGTGGCCAACAAAGTAGGAACGTATCCCGTAGCTGTCCTGGCAAAGGTCAACGGCATACCATTTTATGTCGCCGCACCGCTCTCCACCATTGACCTCTCCTTGAGTACGGGAGATGAGATCCCGATCGAGGAAAGACCCGCCAAGGAGGTCGCTACCGTTTTTGGCAAACCCATTGTTCCCCTGGACGTACCCGTGCGAAATATCGCATTCGACGTGACACCTCATGAACTGATCACCGGCATCATCACCCAGTGCGGCATAGCAAAGGAACCTTTTGAAAAACACTTCAGAGAGATGTTCGCTCGATCCGGCGAATCGGCCTGA